The genome window TGCAGTGCCTTCCAACCACGCGGCCAGCCGCAACGTGTCCATGTCGGGTCTGAGCGTGTAATCGCCATAGCCACCCTGCCACGAGGTCGAGGCATAGCCGTCGACCGTGAACATCTCCAGATCTGTGGCCAGCAGATAGTTGCAGCAATGGGTCTCCTCCCACGCGCTGTCGACAAAATGCCGCGCATGGAACCGCTTGCCCATCAGGCGGCCCTGCATATCGACCATGCAAGCCAGAACGGTGTCGATCTCGCCCGCGTCAACGCGGGCTCTCAGGTCATCGAGTGTCATTTGCGCGTCCCTTGAATGGGTCCCGGGGCGCATTTGCTGCGCCCCGAGAGTTTAGTCTTAACCGTAGCGGTAGGGCCGTCCGGCCTTCACCATGTCGGCGTTGTACTTCTTGAAGATCTCGACAACCTTGGCCTTGGTTTCGGACTCGGCTGCGATCTCGTCCCAGAACTTGACGGCAGCGTCTTCGACCGTCTGCCATTCGGCGTCGGGGGTCGAGGTCAGCTCCATCTTGGTGCCGTTGACGCGCAGGTTCGCCTCACCACCCCAGTACCACCACTGACGATAGTAATGCGACTGGTCGCAGCACACGCGGAACAGCGTCTGAAGGTCTTCGGGCAGTTCGTTCCAGCGATCCATGTTCGCAAAGAACGATCCCGCCCAGGCGCCCGAGATGTTGTTGGTCAGGAAATAGTTGGTCACATCGGCCCAACCAACGGTGTAATCCTCGGTGATGCCCGACCAAGCGATGCCGTCGAGTTCGCCGGTCTGCACAGCAACCTCGATGTCTTCCCACGGCAGGTTCACCGGCACGACGCCGAACTGGGACAAGAAGCGCCCGGCGGTCGGGAAGGTGAAGACCCGCTTGCCTTCCAGATCGGCCAGCGACCGGATCGGGTCTTTGGTGGCAAAGTGGCAGGGATCCCAGGCACCGGCAGAGATGTGCTTGACGCCGACCTTGGAATACTCGGCATCCCAGATCTCATTCAGACCGTACTGGTTGAACAGCACCGGCACGTCGAGCGAATACCGCGACCCGAACGGGAAGTAGCCGCCGAACACCGTCACTTCGGTGGGTGAGGCCATCGAGTCATCGTCCGACTGCACCGCATCAATCGTGCCGCGCTGCATCGCCTGGAACAGCTCTCCGGTGGGGACCAGCTGGTCTGCGAAGAACAGCTCGATGTTCATGCGATCGCCGGCGATCTTGTTGAACATCTCGATGGCCGGCACGATGACCTCGGCGGCCAGCGCGGGGCCGGCATAGGTTTGCATCCGCCATTTGATCTGGCTTTGCGCCAGCGCGGGCGTGGCCAGCGCAGCGGCAGGTGCAACGGCGGCCCCTGCGATAAACTTGCGTCTTGAAGTCATGTCTGATCCTTTCAGTTGGCGGGGCGGATGCCCCATGAAATACCGCTTTGCGGCGTTATTGGCCCCGTCTGTTACGAGGCTTGTCCCCTTTGTCAGGCCACCTGCTGATGCACCTCGATCACATTGCCTTCGGGGTCGTGAAAGAACACCTGATGCCAATCCATGGAAAAGGCGGTGCCATAATCGGAATAAGGTATGCCCTCGGCGTCGAGAGTGGCCAGGAACGCGGGCAGATCGTCGGTACGAAAGGCGATATGGACACGCTCAAGGGGGTTGATCACCTGCCCGTTGTGGAAGGCGATATCCATTGCCCGCTCGGCCAGATGCATCTGCATCCCGCCATCGGTGGCAAACCGGATCTTGCCGTCAAACCCCTTGCCATCCGCCGCCTCGGTCCGTGGGAAATGCGCAACCGGCATGTCGTCCAGACCCAGCACTTTCGTATAGAAGTCATGCATCCGGTCGACATCGCCCGAGACGAAATTGATATGGTGGAAGTCGAGCTTCATTGGTCCCCCTCAGTTCCCATAGACGGTTTGTGGCAGCCACAGCGCGATCTGCGGGAAGATCATCACCAGCGCCAGCGCCAGCGCCATCACGAAGACAAACGGAATGATCGAGCGATAGATGTCGATCAGCATAATCTCGGGCGGGGCCATGGCGCGCATCAGGAACAGATTATACCCGAACGGCGGCGTCATGTATGCGATCTGCGTGGTGATCGTATAAAGCACCCCGTACCAGATCAAATCGAAGCCCAGCACCGCGACCAGCGGCACGTAAAGCGGCGCGACGATGACCAGCATCGCGGTGTCATCCAGGAACGTGCCCATCAGGATGAAGCTCAGCTGCATCAGGATCATCCAGGGGGAAAGGCCCAAGCGTTCGGTGAACAGATCGTCAATGGCGTTAACCGCCCCAAGGCCATCGAATACCGCGCCAAAGCCAAGTGCCGCCAGAATGATCCACATGAACATGCAGGAGATTCCAAGCGTGTTACGCACCGAATTCTCGAACACCTGCCGCGTCATCCGCCCCTTGACGACCGCCGCCAGAAACGCCGCCAACGCGCCCACCGCGCTGCTTTCCACCAGCGAGGTCCAGCCGTTCACAAAGGGCACCATCATCACCGCGAAGATACCCAGCGGCAGAAGACCCGCGCTTAGCAGGCGCATCTTCTCAACGCGCGGGATATCGCGGTTCTCAGCAGGAAGCGCCGGGCCAAGTTCCGGGTTTATCCGGCAGCGGATCACGATGTAGATGATGAACATCCCGGCCATCATCAGCCCCGGAATGACCCCGGCCAGCC of Paracoccaceae bacterium contains these proteins:
- a CDS encoding twin-arginine translocation signal domain-containing protein, which codes for MTSRRKFIAGAAVAPAAALATPALAQSQIKWRMQTYAGPALAAEVIVPAIEMFNKIAGDRMNIELFFADQLVPTGELFQAMQRGTIDAVQSDDDSMASPTEVTVFGGYFPFGSRYSLDVPVLFNQYGLNEIWDAEYSKVGVKHISAGAWDPCHFATKDPIRSLADLEGKRVFTFPTAGRFLSQFGVVPVNLPWEDIEVAVQTGELDGIAWSGITEDYTVGWADVTNYFLTNNISGAWAGSFFANMDRWNELPEDLQTLFRVCCDQSHYYRQWWYWGGEANLRVNGTKMELTSTPDAEWQTVEDAAVKFWDEIAAESETKAKVVEIFKKYNADMVKAGRPYRYG
- a CDS encoding VOC family protein, which codes for MKLDFHHINFVSGDVDRMHDFYTKVLGLDDMPVAHFPRTEAADGKGFDGKIRFATDGGMQMHLAERAMDIAFHNGQVINPLERVHIAFRTDDLPAFLATLDAEGIPYSDYGTAFSMDWHQVFFHDPEGNVIEVHQQVA
- a CDS encoding TRAP transporter large permease subunit, whose amino-acid sequence is MSQEWIAIIMFATMMLMLMTGQRVFGAIGFVGVVAALLLWGPNGGGADIGFSAAMKLMKWFPLLTLPMFIFMGYVLSESKIADDLYRMFHVWMGPLRGGLAIGTILLMVLISAMNGLSVAGMAIGATIALPELLKRGYDKRMVTGVIQAGSSLGILVPPSVVLVLYAMIARQPVGQLWLAGVIPGLMMAGMFIIYIVIRCRINPELGPALPAENRDIPRVEKMRLLSAGLLPLGIFAVMMVPFVNGWTSLVESSAVGALAAFLAAVVKGRMTRQVFENSVRNTLGISCMFMWIILAALGFGAVFDGLGAVNAIDDLFTERLGLSPWMILMQLSFILMGTFLDDTAMLVIVAPLYVPLVAVLGFDLIWYGVLYTITTQIAYMTPPFGYNLFLMRAMAPPEIMLIDIYRSIIPFVFVMALALALVMIFPQIALWLPQTVYGN